A window from Toxoplasma gondii ME49 chromosome IX, whole genome shotgun sequence encodes these proteins:
- a CDS encoding phosphodiesterase/alkaline phosphatase D family protein (encoded by transcript TGME49_265830~Predicted trans-membrane domain (TMHMM2.0):704-727) — MALCALKFTQLGASKTLGFQFPEMTLLSPQLRGEKPPSTLSPFSLPGLAIFETHVLSWKELQSRCRLLRFALLFILASARPALLPSSPSFSLFSAANSTLSQTTGAACSVSVASAVSSSSSQSPSSSPQSSYSSYSSYSSPDASSGSSSPSPSFSPSPSAADGVHAFPLRRLAFGSCFKTHEQAASLLSPLRALLLSERERLEAEAERRRELRRLENAVWHRVKEQSPNAWIWMGDAGYAQSHDVAAVRLALKQVKDVDPFRELRASLHFLDGTWDDHDYGMNDGGRFQKNREQLQQAFLDFLDTPAQSPRRQGRRGVYSSHVFGVPVPSASAAKPHGVHRTAAEENKEIEEKRERMGGAAEQDEATPRTEEAKETETRTAAGDKEQVGSESAREEPRTDSETNGDADREFGQREGEGKFLPGTEVKLILLDTRYERDNHVIPSAGMLANASWLALIAASTRMFCHLFSLGGNYEGDILGEEQWRWLEAQLTNSTASVHLIVSSIQVSTTLPLVESWGHFPRAKQRLIDLLESTKPAGVLFLSGDVHFGEISGSERNVLEVTSSGMTHTAGDSFWKRLLLEKLILPFYSNHRRQPSDVYVHRNFGVLDVRYLNANEEEIRSHADAARLGPVAFVELDLKIRDSSTGVVGLSAKQTFSTRPASASPPARETDSRARGTAFARQNFAEFSAPTPAVVLHPRSWTEAFLLWLLWPLFLLLPPALLCFLVVRICRRRRGVLRHATEESKAGEQKTERKKGGRGGCR, encoded by the exons ATGGCCTTGTGTGCATTGAAATTCACACAACTTGGCGCATCGAAGACGCTCGGATTCCAGTTCCCAGAAATGACCCTTTTATCTCCTCAgctcagaggcgagaagccgCCTTCAACTCTTTCCCCCTTTTCACTCCCGGGACTTGCCATCTTTGAGACTCACGTTCTCTCTTGGAAAGAGCTCCAAAGTCGTTGTCGGCTTCTTCGATTTGCGCTTCTCTTCATCCTTGCAAGTGCTCgccctgctcttctcccgtcttccccgtccttctctctcttctctgcggcgaACTCGACACTCTCCCAAACTACGGGTGCTgcctgttctgtctccgtcgcctctgctgtctcttcctcgtcttctcagtctccctcttcttctccccagtCTTCTTACTCTTCTTACTCTTCTTACTCGTCTCCCGATGCATCCTCCGGCTCTTCGTCCCCTtcaccttctttctctccttcaccgTCGGCCGCGGAcggagtgcatgcgttcccgTTGCGGCGACTCGCTTTTGGCTCGTGTTTCAAGACACACGAGCAAgcagcgtctctgctgtctcctctgcgcgcgctgcttctgtcgGAGCGCGAGCGTCTGGAGGCCGAGgccgagaggcgacgcgagcTGCGGCGTCTGGAAAATGCAGTTTGGCACCGCGTCAAAGAACAGTCTCCGAACGCCTGGATCTGGATGGGCGACGCAGGATACGCGC AGTCACACGACGTCGCCGCCGTCCGGCTGGCGCTGAAGCAAGTGAAGGACGTCGATCCGTTTCGCGAacttcgcgcctctcttcacttcctcgATGGCACATGGGATGACCACGACTACG GCATGAACGACGGCGGGCGGTTCCAGAAGAATCGGGAGCAGCTCCAACAAGCTTTTCTGGATTTCTTGGACACTCCAGCACAGTCGCCGCGACGCCAGGGACGTCGCGGAGTCTACTCTTCTCACGTTTTCGGCGTTCCTGTGCCGTCTGCTTCAGCGGCCAAGCCTCACGGAGTCCATCGAACAGcggcagaagagaacaaagagatcgaagagaaaagagaaaggatgGGAGGCGCAGCAGAGCAGGACGAGGCGACGCCACGCActgaggaagcgaaggagacagagacgcgcacAGCAGCGGGAGACAAGGAACAGGTTGGGAGTGAGAGCGCGAGGGAAGAGCCGAGAACGGACAGCGAAAcgaacggagacgcagaccgCGAGTTTggccagagagaaggagaaggaaagttCCTTCCAGGAACAGAAGTGAAGTTGATTCTCCTCGACACCCGATACGAACGCGACAACCATGTCATCCCGAGCGCCG GAATGCTGGCGAACGCCAGTTGGCTGGCGCTCATCGCGGCGTCGACGCGCATGTTCTGTCACCTTTTTTC ATTGGGAGGAAACTACGAAGGTGACATTCTGGGCGAGGAGCAGTGGAGATGGCTAGAGGCGCAGTTGACGAACTCGACagcgtctgtacacctgatCGTCTCCTCCATTCAA GTCTCGACGACTCTTCCCCTTGTCGAGAGCTGGGGGCACTTTCCTCGAGCGAAGCAACGTCTCATCGACCTCCTCGAAAGCACCAAACCTGCAGgagttctcttcctctctggcgACGTCCACTTCGGAGAAATCTCTGGAAGCGAA AGAAACGTTCTGGAGGTGACGAGCAGCGGCATGACTCACACTGCTGGGGACTCGTTTTGGAAGCGCCTTTTGCTCGAGAAATTGATTCTCCCCTTCTACAGCAACCACCGCAGGCAGCCGAGCGATGTCTACGTACACCGGAACTTCGGAGTCCTCGACGTTCGCTACTTGAACGCCAACGAGGAGGAAATCCGCAGCCATGCAGATGCCGCGCGCCTCGGACCCG TGGCTTTCGTGGAACTCGACTTGAAAATTCGAGACTCGAGCACCGGCGTTGTGGGGTTGTCAGCGAAGCAGACGTTTTCCACGCGtcctgcgtctgcgtctccgcctgcGAGGGAGACGGACAGCCGCGCGCGGGGGACCGCTTTCGCGAGGCAAAACTTTGCAGAGTTCTCAGCTCCGACTCCCGCGGTGGTCCTGCATCCGCGATCCTGGACTGAGGCGTTTCTGCTGTGGCTTCTGtggcctctgtttcttcttctgccccctgcgcttctctgtttcctcgtcgtGAGGATCTGCCGCAGGCGTCGCGGCGTCCTGCGACATGCGACAGAAGAATCGAAGgctggagagcagaagacagagaggaagaagggaggtcGAGGCGGCTGTCGCTGA
- a CDS encoding Las1 family protein (encoded by transcript TGME49_265820), producing the protein MGRRSTQVHQRQPSKKATAAKPARRGVKCRRAAVAASRARKAAQERRDLELAKTAEKNLAEGSLSLLEKWRRSVSRTGPCCAEFLCEPGGRRKLRTAPWRNLQQLRRVALLLLHVASGSSRNETENAGVLGRMRRGGSPDGAGVPTSAQRDTCREDGCGNAARGADLPDSATLKLASVRASWEEAAMHIGAWRLRDRRLPVPVEVTGVLLDVLLRDPLLGCASSHPVDSSSSFELAASGAARRMQTFLSGPALRLAYAMSIVRTVNRLVDAVGTRALSRSVAAVAAELGLHQELVQMRHDATHQSLPALSLLREGALTALDHLCRLWWSPQLDRLDQLLGATDSAPTGGVYVHLATAWLATAAALVRASKPLPVVLQRANREARRRASSVEAAMDNQLADAARDPLADATLRAATRGVRTPGDMAEALVASLERRASRFGRVVKRWRVRSAKRLPETPRASLSLLPPASRTGGDSVSPLSDDDAGLAAAASGGSSQTRESEEGGCEEKRIPPPSKQSARRWRQRDILAETKSRQRLGKRHETELLEWATEDGGVGRAGWGVRTLLQQQVFEADVYEEVAVSFCVEGLMATFDAASYPVLQLFFLQLLPLLSPAFAVDCLSRFFLLLLHGDPLCFDSDKEETASVCASSHHAFLRSSLSSGLSPMNKSTPTDSSQTQACAKDNLQTPLSTLSPSSPFGCSSSPSSPPSSSPSSSPSSSSPSSSPSSSSSCSASASSSPSSSASPSSDSDLFASSAGVAPESPPAGESSSQPERVVDHHDCGEKNSYPLRGGGGSRLSGDPSEEVRSQADASARRVRLWQQLLLPCSAGGSRKRERGGGGSSPQLECSSEGSRIRAEKVFSGKNERAEDSDPQAARWRSHLGTCTGQNGGDSARCARCMYTSMTRNLLSWLPLFAGTFMQPFSLPRLSSTSSGASVSQRRRDRDQEGKRDEGEEEEDEGESEDDERGEREGEGESEDDERGEREDEGESEDDERGEREDEGESEDDEGGRDQERGKEEEQDEEGGDVEEGGEGADEEDERDGEDEEEEECEAGEEEGREDEERETGESSEGEEEIVDVDPLGSLTTGVSSLGVMAVLHHYAHYYFLFEEEASLALQTGREAENESSLSARRASPCFSPRVFSAGVSGLREEAGSSGQNSDKDEEEGLPRLLRDSSRRDSSGRSPVVGSSDVGWSAEPPSGLRPPRSAALAPAADPEKNRAFRQRECLLGRLVVAAQQRLASAWSLVGPTAILHCSAFLRFYRASRQRKSLGEAFQGAANAEKTKSRESRSDDAAKRLCNFDRSLADWRRTQTPSATAQTPQTGAFSVKSASSLGASHASSPSVGCSAVPAAGSASPPGSSGSSSDELSPSASRPLSSLSSSTSSLPPCSPWLRELRLRTVAAIAAALGRVNSVLSSALQKRNVSLFRLAVLLLASGAAEDPELQLGEAEQETRLVRSTRETETPWRSRSEWGSACASAASPDEWGDTSVGDACGGKTVEKGEAERCAVEFVDSSEEEEVAAETPYCMYTGGSGWSREAFCMRFDSDSEEDEGGEDGSSRATERPLRADRVLSVLQFLTRVPPSCCDLPPRREEEERPAPRSEEREEAEEGAEGRMPDEGELRRMQMRLSGKRAREAEVEVRETGLLKDLRQTLGERLKKKRRRRARGRQGKRAVEPAVEAEPAVFGREKEDEEEECRSSYAGDGEEREVSGTEATTPASVDSVVFFDLHLAQ; encoded by the coding sequence ATGGGCCGGCGCAGCACCCAAGTTCACCAGCGCCAGCCGTccaagaaggcgacagctgCCAAGCCTGCGCGCCGCGGCGTCAAGTGCAGGCGCGCCGCCGTCGCGGCTTCACGAGCGCGGAAGGCAGCACAGGAGAGGCGGGACTTGGAGCTGGCGAAGACTGCGGAAAAAAACCTCGCAGAAggttcgctgtctctcctggaGAAGTGGCGGAGAAGCGTGAGTCGGACGGGGCCTTGCTGCGCGGAGTTCCTCTGCGAGCCTGGCGGTCGACGGAAACTGCGCACAGCTCCGTGGAGGAACTTGCAGCAGCTTCGACGCGTagcgcttctgcttctccatgTAGCGTCAGGGAGCTCGCGGAACGAAACCGAGAACGCGGGCGTTCTGGGGCGCATGCGCAGGGGAGGTTCTCCGGACGGAGCTGGGGTGCCGACCagtgcacagagagacacatgcagagaggacgGTTGCGGAAATGCAGCTCGCGGCGCCGATTTGCCAGACTCGGCAACGCTGAAGCTGGCCTCTGTCCGCGCGTCCTGGGAAGAAGCCGCGATGCACATCGGCGCCTGGAGGCTTCGAGATCGGAGACTTCCAGTGCCTGTCGAGGTCACGGGGGTCTTGCTGGATGTCCTTCTGCGGGATCCGCTTCTGGgctgtgcttcttctcaccctgtagattcttcctcgtctttcgaGCTCGCCGCCTCCGGTGCCgcgcggcgcatgcaaaccTTTCTCTCCGGACCCGCATTAAGGCTCGCCTATGCCATGAGCATCGTGCGTACGGTGAATCGCCTCGTCGACGCCGTGGGGACGCGCGCCCTCTCGCGGTCGGTCGCGGCCGTTGCCGCGGAACTCGGCCTTCATCAAGAGCTCGTTCAGATGCGCCATGATGCGACGCACCAAAGTCTCCCTGCGCTCTCCCTGCTTCGCGAAGGCGCCCTGACTGCTCTCGATCACCTTTGCCGCCTCTGGTGGAGCCCCCAGCTGGACCGCCTCGACCAACTGCTGGGAGCGACAGACAGCGCCCCCACCGGTGgcgtgtacgtacacctcgcGACCGCCTGGCTGGCGACTGCCGCGGCGCTCGTCAGGGCCAGCAAGCCTCTCCCCGTCGTGCTGCAGCGCGCGAATCGAGAGGCTCGAAGGCGAGCCTCGTCTGTGGAAGCTGCTATGGACAACCAGCTCGCAGATGCCGCTCGGGACCCCCTTGCCGACGCCACACTCCGCGCCGCCACCCGAGGTGTGCGTACACCCGGCGACATGGCCGAGGCGCTCGTGGCGAGTCTCGAGCGGAGAGCGTCTCGGTTCGGACGTGTGGTGAAGCGATGGAGAGTTCGGAGCGCCAAGCGACTACCGGAAACTCCTCGTGCGTCGCTGTCACTTCTTCCACCTGCTTCGCGAACAGGCGGTGATTCTGTCTCGCCGCTGTCTGACGATGACGCTGGTTTGGCTGCGGCAGCTTCGGGAGGTTCCTCGCAGACTCGTGAGTCCGAGGAGGGTGGCTGTGAAGAGAAGCGCATCCCGCCGCCATCGAAGCAGAGCGCCAGACGGTGGAGGCAACGCGACATCctcgcagagacgaagagccgACAAAGACTCGGGAAACGGCACGAAACGGAGCTGCTCGAGTGGGCAACTGAAGACGGCGGCGTTGGCCGCGCGggctggggtgtacgtacactgcTTCAGCAGCAGGTGTTCGAGGCAGACGTCTACGAAGAAGTCGCCGTTTCTTTTTGCGTTGAGGGTCTCATGGCCACCTTCGATGCTGCGTCCTACCCTGTGCTtcagctcttctttctccagcttctgcCGCTCCTCTCGCCAGCGTTCGCCGTCGACTGTCTTTcccgcttctttctgcttctcctgcacGGAgatcctctctgcttcgactCCGACAAAGAGGAAACTGCATCTGTCTGTGCTTCGTCTCATCACGCGTTTCTCCGCTCTAGCCTCTCTTCGGGGCTGTCTCCGATGAACAAGTCGACGCCGACAGACTCTTCTCAAACACAAGCCTGCGCCAAAGACAATCTTCAGACGCCTCTCTcgactttgtctccttcctcgccattcggttgttcgtcttctccttcctctcctccttcttcttctccttcatcttcaccttcttcttcttcaccttcgtcttcaccgtcttcctcctcttcctgttctgcctctgcttcttcttctccttcatcttctgcgtctccgtcgtctgaTTCTGACTtgtttgcttcctctgccGGGGTGGCGCCTGAGTCGCCTCCAGCGGGGGAGAGTTCGTCGCAGCCTGAGCGCGTTGTCGACCATCATGActgcggagaaaagaactcTTATCCGCTGCGCGGAGGCGGTGGATCTCGACTGTCGGGAGACCCCAGCGAAGAGGTGCGAAGCCAGGCTGACGCGTCCGCGCGGCGAGTGAGGCTGtggcagcagctgcttctcccttgtTCAGCAGGCGGCTCTCGGAAACGGGAGAGGGGAGGCGGTGGGTCGTCTCCTCAGCTGGAGTGCAGTTCGGAAGGTTCACGGATCCGCGCGGAGAAAGTATTCTCTGGGAAGAACGAACGCGCAGAAGACTCGGACCCTCAGGCTGCGCGGTGGAGATCCCACTTGGGAACCTGCACAGGACAGAACGGTGGAGACTCTGCACGTTGCgcgcggtgtatgtacacctcaaTGACTCGCAATCTGCTGTCGTGGCTGCCACTCTTCGCCGGGACGTTCATGCAACCGTTTTCGCTCCCGCGGTTatcctccacttcttctggTGCTTCCGTCtcgcagcgaaggagagacagagatcaggaggggaaacgcgacgaaggagaggaagaagaggacgaaggagaaagcgaagacgacgagagaggagaaagggaaggcgaaggagaaagcgaagacgacgagagaggagaaagggaagacgaaggagaaagcgaagacgacgagagaggagaaagggaagacgaaggagaaagcgaagacgacgagggaggaagagaccaagagagaggaaaagaagaagaacaagatgaagagggaggagatgtcgaggagggaggagaaggtgcagacgaagaagatgagagagacggagaagacgaggaggaagaagagtgcgaagcgggagaagaggaaggaagagaagatgaggagagagagacaggggagtcgagcgaaggagaggaagagataGTAGACGTGGATCCGTTAGGAAGTTTGACAAcgggtgtctcttctctgggCGTGATGGCTGTGCTCCACCACTACGCACATTACTACTTCCTTTTTGAGGAGGAAGCGTCGCTTGCTCTCCAAACTGGCAGAGAGGCCGAGAACGAGTCCTCTCTTTCAGCGCGTCGAGCCTCTccgtgcttctctcctcgcgtcttctcagCTGGCGTTTCTGGACTGCGCGAGGAGGCAGGCTCTTCGGGACAGAACTCGgacaaagacgaggaagaaggccttCCACGTCTTCTGCGTGACTCGTCAAGACGCGACTCGAGCGGCCGCTCTCCGGTGGTGGGGTCGAGCGACGTGGGTTGGTCCGCGGAACCTCCGAGTGGCTTGCGGCCGCCTCGCTCGGCCGCgctcgcgcctgctgccgACCCAGAGAAGAACCGCGCGTTTAGGCAACGCGAATGCTTGCTCGGGCGTCTCGTCGTCGCGGCGCAACAGCGCTTGGCCTCGGCGTGGAGCCTTGTAGGGCCGACAGCAATTCTTCACTGTtcagcgtttcttcgtttttaTCGGGCGTCTCGGCAGCGGAAAAGCCTCGGCGAGGCATTCCAGGGGGCGGccaacgcagagaaaacgaaaagtcGAGAAAGCAGGAGCGATGACGCAGCGAAGCGCCTCTGCAACTTCGACAGATCGCTCGCGGATTGGCGCAGAACGCAGACTCCGTCGGCGACGGCCCAGACGCCCCAGACTGGCGCTTTCTCTGTTAAGTCTGCTTCCAGTCTTGGAGCCTCGCATGCGTCTTCGCCCTCTGTCGGTTGTTCAGCAGTCCCTGCCGCTGGgtcggcgtctcctccaggTTCTTCCGGGTCGTCGTCCGATGAactgtctccctctgcttcgcgtcctctttcttctctttcttcttcgacttcttcccttcctccttGTTCCCCGTGGTTGCGGGAGCTTCGCCTGAGGACGGTTGCGGCGATCGCCGCTGCGCTGGGCCGTGTGAACTCGGTACTTTCCTCGgctctgcagaagagaaatgtctccctctttcgtctcgccGTACTTCTCCTCGCGTCCGGCGCAGCGGAGGATCCCGAGCTCCAACTTGGAGAGGCCGAGCAGGAAACGCGACTTGTGCGTTcgactcgagagacagagacaccctGGAGAAGCCGGAGCGAGTGGGGgagcgcatgcgcctctgcagcgtcCCCAGACGAATGGGGAGACACCAGCGTCGGCGACGCCTGCGGAGGAAAGACAgtcgagaaaggagaggcggagCGCTGCGCAGTGGAGTTCGTGGACtccagcgaagaggaggaagtcgctgcagagacaccgtactgtatgtacaccggaGGGTCGGGCTGGAGTCGGGAGGCgttttgcatgcgcttcgaCTCCGACagtgaggaagacgaaggaggagaagatggaagttcgagagcgacagagagaccgtTGAGAGCAGACAGAGTCTTGTCAGTTCTGCAGTTCCTCACGCGAGTGCCACCGAGCTGTTGCGACCTGCCTCCTCGgcgggaagaggaggaaagaccCGCGCCGcggagcgaagaaagagaagaagctgaagaaggagcagagggaAGGATGCCGGACGAAGGGGAGttgaggcgcatgcagatgcgttTGAGTGGAAAGCGCGCGCGCGAGGCCGAGGTCGAAGTCCGAGAAACTGGCCTGCTGAAGGACCTGAGACAGACACTTGGAGAgcgtctgaagaagaagaggaggcgcagagcgAGGGGGCGACAAGGCAAGCGCGCAGTGGAGCCTGCGGTGGAGGCGGAGCCTGCGGTTTTCggccgagagaaggaagatgaggaagaggaaTGTCGTTCCTCATACGCTGGCGACGGTGAAGAACGCGAGGTGTCAGGGACGGAGGCAACAACGCCTGCATCGGTCGACTcggtcgtcttcttcgacttgcATTTGGCGCAGTAA